Genomic window (Cololabis saira isolate AMF1-May2022 chromosome 10, fColSai1.1, whole genome shotgun sequence):
ttttttgtgtgtgcagGGGTTAGTAAGCGAGGATGAGAGGAATAGAGAAGAAAGTAAAACCAAAGATACTATAATAACTTCTAACTAATGGAAAACCAagctcttctgatgtttcccacacagagacgcaccagtatgaaactaacttcacatgtgcgctctggtcattcaactgggaaatgaggaaggactttttttctgttgtggaagaacatttcatcaagatccagcaacgtggatgcagcagtagacaaacgattaaataaacaaacacacttaaactaataaacacagttgtgacgggatcagcggTCCGGCTCACAAAGTAAAACTAAACTAGTTAAATGTGTTCACTATGTTTCACAGCCCAGACATAAAAAGCCTCTTAGgtggatctttgtagttgaagaaGAAGGTGGTTTGTTCGGGCCGGTTAgggttccttggtgaacagcgggatggttacgctccgcaggtgaacagcgggatggttacgctccgcaggtgaacagctggatggttctctatcgtatcgagactatctctccactccgttacatattccATATGTACGGGCGTGGCTGGCTGTGCTGGCGTGTAATTAGTGATTGTTTGATCTCCACCTGAGTTAAGGTGCAAGTGTGAGACGATCCGTGTTGCAAGAGAAGCGTGAGTGTGTGGGTGCAGCGTGAGTCCACTTACCCACCGTAGCTGTGGTTGGGCGTCTGTCTTTGGGCAGCCTCCCTGGATTGCTGTttcccttcttcttctccagaaaACACACAGAGACGCGGCCGTGATCCCATTCCGGCGTATTGCCCATGCTCTCGTGGGTTGACGCGCCGGCTGGATCCGTGCTGATCTTCCGGTCAGGGCGACTGTGATTCCTCCTTCCGGCATATGGCTCATGCTCCTGTGAGTTGACGCGTCCGGTTGGACCCGTGCTGATCTCCGGTCCCTTCCGGCGTATGGCCCATGGTCTCGTGGGTTGACGCGTCCGGTTGGACCTGTGCTGATCTCCGGTCCCTTCCGGCGTATGGCTCATGCTCCCGTGAGTCTACGCGCCCGGTTGGATCCGTGCTTTAGGCTTGTCAGAGTCTGTGGTAAAGACTGTGCAAGCGGCCCGGGCACCTTCCACTAGGGCTGCCTACTCATACCGATGGGGGGTATTTACCACGCCCGGGGCATCCTGTGGTTTTTACAGTCTCAATTGGAGGCTGGGAAGTCTGCTGCCACCCTATGATTTATGGTGGCAGCTGTCAAGGCAGTTTGTGTCGGTGAGCATGCTTTGTCTCCCGATGACTGCTCCCTGATTTCCCGATTCCTTAAGGGCGCCCAGAGGCTTGCGGTTCGTAGGACTAGACCTTCTGTCCCTCCTTGGGACTTGGATATCGTCCTTGGTGCACTTCAGCATTCCCCCTTTGAGCCCCTTGGGGTTGCTGATTTGCAATTGCTCTCGTTTAAGACCGCGTTTCTGCTGGCTGGGACTTCTGCCAGGAGGGTGAGCGAGCTCTATGCACTGTCTGTTCACAGTGACTGCTGCAGGTTCCTGCCAGATGGCTCGGGGGTTGTCCTCCGCCCAAATCCAGCTTTTCTGCCTAAGGTTCTGTCTGAGTTTCATCTGTCCCAGACAGTCGAGCTGCGGTCACTGTCCTCTTCGGACGTGGGACAGTCGAATGAGCAGCTCCTGCCCGTGCTATGCCCTGTCAGGGCCCTGACAGAGTACATACGGCGCACGCAGGCCATCAGGAAGACAGATCAGCTTTTTGTTTGCTTCAACTCGAGCTGTCTTGGCGGGCCCTTATCGAAGTCTCGACTGTCCCACTGGATTGTGGAAACTATTCAGATGGCTTATGTGCTCTCGGGTGTGCCTGTCCCGTCCGGGGTTCGGGCGCACTCGACACGTGGCATGGCCACCTCTTGGGCCTTGTGGCGAGGGGCCTCTCCCGCTACCATCTGTGCAGCAGCCACATGGTCATCGCGGCCCACGTTTTCACGGTTTTACCGTCTGAATGTTGCAGCCAGCCCCTCCTTTGGTGAGCAGGTGCTGGGTGTGACTCAACGGTAGCCGGCTAAccttttgtttggtttcttttggtCAGATCCTTTGTTGTCTCCTTTGGTCACCTTGGCGCCTTGCTGGCTGATCTGAGCGGCCGCTCCGTTCTTGactttttgtttggtttcttttggtCAGCCTTGCGACTTGCAGCCCGTCTGCCTCTCAGGCTTGGACTTTGCGTCTTGCGGGGCCTTGTCCTGACTGGTATGTAGACAGTGTGGAAGAATAGGAGATGTCACTTTGGTGTACTCGGCTGTGAGCTGCACCGTCTCCTCACGGGGTGTCTTAAAGAGTTCCCCGTACATGGAATAGgtaacggagtggagagatagtctcgatATGATAGAGAACGTTTGGTTACTTTGTAACCTTGGTTCTCTGAGtgagagactatctctccagCTTTTCAGGCCGCTCGGAGACATGTTTCGATCAAACTATCACTGATTACACACCAGCACAGGTGCTTTATAGGTAAACCTAAGGGCGTGGCCGGGCAAGCCGGTGTGTCTTAAAGAAATATCCACGTACCTTGACAGCAGGGGGATCAATCCCCGTACATATGGAATATGTAAGggagtggagagatagtctctcactcagagaaccaaggttacaaagtaaccaaacgttacgctccgcaggtgaacagctggatagTTATGCTCCGCAGGTGAACAGttggatggttacgctccgcaggtgaacagctggatggttacgctccagaggtgaacagctggatggttatgCTCTGCAGgggaacagctggatggttatgCTCCGCAGGTGACCCTGGTGAAGAGCTGTTCTCTGTTTCCTGCTCTCCTCATCGCTGTGTGGATGAGGGATGCagcatgggcacagcagctgggcctccttcagctccatgtCAGTCCAAAGGCGTTCATGTTGTCGgggcatgcaagggtccctcATTCAGCTTAACTGGGGCTCTGAAAGTTCGCAGGTTACTCGTTGCAGCACTAAAGACTGTGGTTACCATTTCAAGGCAGGTCGTCCTGGACGAaccccagcctgtccctgttccatgGTGGTCTTGTACGCACCCCAGCCTTTTTCCTGTTCCAGAAGTGGTCTTGGACACACCACAGCCTGTCCTTGTTCCCGAGATGGTCCCGGATGCACCGCAGTCTTTCCCTGTTCCAATGGTGGTCTTGGACGCACCCaagcctgtccctgttccagcgatggtcctggacgcaccccaaCCTGTCCTCGTTCCAGTGCTGGTCTTGGACACACGTCAGCCTGTCcgtgttccagtggtggtctggGATGCATcccagcctgtccctgttccagtgatggtcctggacgcaccccagcatgtccctgttcccgaggtggtcttggacgcaccccagcTTGTCCCTGTTcaagtggtggtcctggacgcaccccagcctgtccctgttccagaggtggtcctggattcaccccagcctgtccctgttccagtcaTATTCTTGGACGCACCCTAGCCGGCCCTATTTCCcaaggtggtcctggacgcaccccaaCCTGTCCTTGTTCTCCAGGTGGtcttggacgcaccccagcctgtccctgttccagaggTGGTCCTGCACGCACCCCAGCCTATCCCTGTTCCactggtggtcctggacacacccCAGCCTGTCACAGTTCCAGTGTTTGTCTTGGACGCACCCCAACAtttccctgttccagtggtggtcttgAACGCACCACCGTCTGTCCTTCTTCCCAAGGTGGTCTTGGACGCAGCTTGTGATCTGATTTGACCCTAAAACACTGAAAATAAGTTTTAAAAATTATAGGtgtgtggatgatggatgtatgataGATGATCAATGATGGCTGATAGACggatgatgaatggatagatggactgatggatggaaggatggatgatagatggtgTGACGAAGGCCCGTCACTGAGGACAGGCAACACATGGCATACTTGACACACACTAAATCCGATCACTCATATTCATTATTTCCCTCAGTCATTGTGGTGAGTGCACGCAtcgactccacctgctgaggagactgaggtccttcggcGTGTGCAGGGAGCTCCTAAGGACTTTTTATGACTGTGCTAGCGTCTGCCATATTCTATGCAGTGGTCTGCTGCAGCTGCGGGAGctcggagagagagaggaagagactgaaccGACTGGTCAGCAGGGCTGGCTCGGTTCTTGGTTGTGCTCTGGACTCTGCTGAGGAGgtgggtgagaggaggatgctggtcaAGCTGAACTCCATCATGAACAACCTTCTCACCCCCTACATGACACTGTGGGagcatcagcagctccttcagctaaagactgctccacccgcgctgcaagaaggaacgctaccgcaggtccttcacccccacagccatcagactctataataaccaactgtagccacccgagtgcaataacctgtttctctgaaagtgcaataacctcCGCCCGCTAAATACCTCatgtatttttgcacatgtaaatattatacattttttggGTTTACtattttctcttgtacattgctcatttttctacattttatattgctctttttaaaattatttagctatttattggttatttttatttttattttattttattaatttattttttaggatatacttttttataccttgtcatactttcatgtgtatttgtataaaccgttcagtgtgtgtgtgttttgctgctgcacaattgaattttcctctgggagatcaatagtctattctattctattctatcacaataaaacaacaattgAACATTTACAACATCACCTGAAGTCATATATATTCTGAGAAAACATAGTCACAGTTTACTCAAGTCAGGTTTTTTTATTCATGCTCATCCTTTAACTAGTTACTGAAGTATACTACCTGctgtctctctcctccacagtcACTGAGTGAACCAGAGCTGCACAACAAGTGTGCTGATAGTGGGATGTACCATATGTGGCTGGGTTATTATTCAATTTAGTTGTGGTATAATTCAGGGATTTATTTGATATGAGGTAATGGTATTGTTTCAGGGGCCATTGTAGAGAAGCTTTAATGTTTGCTTATTACCTTTAATGGGttacttttatttgatttcCAATTAATTATGAGTTGGTCCAGAGGGAAGGGCTTAGCAGTTAAAGGCCTCTGGCCACCAGGGGTTTTGTTTTGGGTTGTTCAGTTTGGGGGTTGCTGCTGAAAAGAAGAAGTGTATATATCAGTGTACATATCTTTCCCCTCAGTATTTTTTCTTAGTTTCGTTTGTTgagtttctttcattttttttgtcaaaaaaaacaCCTTAATCTGCTTTAGCGATTCcagccatttttttctttcttggacAGTAACCCACAGGTTtttaacagatggatggatggatggatggatgacagatGGACGACAGATGGACAGATGGTCTTCCAAAACTGGTGATTCCATGATTTCTTTCCAGGAGGTGGAAACTCTCAGGTCCTTCTTCAGCTACAAGATTgctttaaaaaacagttttaaatatCATATTTAGGTTTGCTGATTGAAGTTTAAGGTATTTCACAAGTTTTAAATAAGTATAAGTGAGTAACAACAGCTTTGACCCACCACCCGTCTGACACTACTGACTCTGGAAAGTTGTTTTGATTGATCTGTCTTTGCATCGTCACATCAGGAACCGTTTTCTGTTATTTCTTCTcccacagaaacatgtctgtgaAGAGGAAGAGAGATCCACAGAGGGGCTCCGGTCTGGACCAGGATAAGGACTTTGGTCTGGACCGGGAGGAACCAGAGCAGCTGGTTCTGAAGCAGGAGACTGAAACCTTCACGGTGACTCCCACTTACCAGGAAAGGGACTTCAGTGACCCAGAACCCAAACCTGAGCAGCTTCACTCTCAGAACTCTCCCTCAACCGAGAACCCAGATCAGGACCAACGCCAGAATCTGGATTCAGGAGCAGCTCCAGATGTGGAGACGGGTCCAAAGAGGAGTCTCAGAAACAGACCTGACGGTAAAGTAGAGCAGCCTTCTGAGCCACAGCTGGGGGTTAAACCACAGGAGGGTAAAACATCTGTAATATGTGACATCTGTGGAGAAAGATTCAGAAACAAGAACAAgtaaggtctggatccagacctgcagttcctctactgaccactagtctggatccagacctgcagttcctctactgaccactagggtccagatccagacctgcagaagTCCCACGGTAACGTGTTTGCTGTTCAAAGTTTTATTGATTCATCAACATAATGCAGTAAGAGTGTAGACAtgtttgtttacatttacaactgTTTACAACCATAAGATGTTTATTTGCATGTTTACATCCAACTAGTaatatttctggttaaaatcTATCGTGGGCAGCTGTGTGTAGTAGCAGTTGTGTATTTCCTCCACAGCTGTCCAACCACAGATAACAGTCTGTGATACTAAACTCAGAACCAACCTGCATGTGTTTGTGGGAACATGAAGGTTTTAGTGCTTCTGCATCATGTGACCCAGACCGAGCTGtcaatcagcagcagcagcttctctgtGGTCTGCAGGGGCTGATGGGAGTTTCCAGGAGCTGCTAGAAAGCAGCTTTTCCTGCTCTGGTCTCACAGCTCGTCCTTGTTGGGTCTGGGCTGCATCAGAGCTCCACTTCTCCCCAGGTTCCCCAGAGGAAACACCACGGACCAAAATGCTTTTCCTCCCAGCTGCTGCTCTGTGCTGTCTGTGTTCAGGTGAGTGtttccagccaatcaggagcCCCCAAACTCCACCTGGAACAAACACCGTCACACTGACCTtcacctgtctgtctgtgtctctgcagcgctggttgccatggcagcaGAGCTGGTTCAGGACGATGTAACACTGACCAGGAGAGTTGGACAAAGTGTCTCCTTCAGCTGTGGAACTGATCAGTGTGATCATGACTGGATATTCTGGtttcagaaaaaagaaatggaaactTTCAGAGTCATTCTTCTTATTGAAAGACAATCCAGTGAAATTTATTACTTCAATCATCCTCAGAAAGCAGATTTCTCAGCTGAAAATACACAGAACGGTTGTTTGTTGAAGCTAAACAGAGTTAAACTGGATCATTCAGCCACCTACTACTGCTCCTGTTGGAAGATAGACGCCCACAGTGAGAAAAGATCCCTGCAGCCTGAACAAAAACCTCCAGCTGAACAGATGTCAAACACAGTTTCAGATCAGAATCCCATAATAGTTTGGGTTTCGTAGAAGTTTATTTCTGTGTAAAATCAGTATTACAGGGAACTTTAAACAGCCACAACAACTAAATTATGTCCATATTTCCTCCCTCTGGAGAGCAGCTCTGACAGAGGAAATAAGCTGTTGCCGTGGCAACAATTACAGTCTGGGCGTTCAACGGCTGACAGGTTTTTGTACGAGTCTTTCTCACCGTGGGAGGAAACTGGTACCGCATCTTTGGACCTGGAAGTAAACTGTACGTAACCGGTAAGAAGCAACATTTCTCTTCCTTCAGTTGTTTGATTGTAGAAgttgaaaatgtgtttaaagtcAGTTTGAGCTGCTTCAGACTTTCCATGTTAGTTTGTTCATGTTTAGTAGAGAACTCATCATGCAGCCGTTGTTACAGAAGAGAAGCTCCATCATTTCTGGAAACATGTTTAAATGTCTCCCAACAACTAAAcgtgttctttatttctgcaaaTATCAGAGATGTTACAAATATTGATGTTTGATCATCTCAGTAATTCTGGAGCATCTGCTGCTCTTTGAACACAAGACGACTTTGAGCTCAAATACAATTTAATAGTGATTTACAGCTGGATTTAGGAACGTTCCTGGAAAGATGGAACAGCAAATATATTCACTCAGAACGTTATTAAGTTCAGCAGTTGGACTGAATAAAGTAGCTGCTTAGTTCACGTGGAAGAGAAGAACTCATCTTTATTCTCAGTCAGTCGCCTTTTTATTCAGTCAACCTGAAAAAGATTTTTGCAAAGTATTAAATTAAGAAATCAAAAGATGATtaagtgaaattaaaataaatattacatttatgGACTGTTTGAAATTAAACTTTAATAACAATTTAAGAGAATGTATAAATTACTTAAATGAATATTTTTTATCTAGTATTTTAATCTGAAGTTTAAATAATTCATATATTTGAACATCTCCATTAAAGTTATCAAAcctgatttttattattattattattagtattagatTTCAATGATTAGTTTATATTAAGTTTGGTTTAACTGTTAATATGTGAATGTTGTTGAGAGGAtcagacacacaaacatgttTTTAGTGATTAGAATAAAAAACATCAGAGTAAAGACTTTATTTTCCTCCAGATGGAGTTGGTTTCAGAGTCAGAACAGTTCAAATTAGGACTCGGAcagtttcagagataaaacatggagcataaaatataaaactacataaaaccataaaaacaaAGATCCTGGAACcagaagaaataaatatatatctattTATGTTATTAGACAGAAAGCAATAATGTGTGATATTACTGTTCTGTGATCTGAGTCCAgccaaaaatgtttaaaatacagATAAATCTTATAAAATTGTGACTGGCTCAGTGGTTAAATATAATTTAATCACTTTTATATCtaaagcgtctattacaacagaagtgtctccaggatgtttccagagaccagaacacgacccccgagcaattattacataaacaagatTGTATATTCCAGATTCCCGTCTCCCACAGAGGACAGACGTGGACCAGCGGCTGTAGCCACAACATTGTTTTAGAGTCATAAATAGAACTGGTTCATCCCTCTCCCTCACCTGCACTCACACATATTCAGAGATGGATCATGtctctgtctgtgtttgttgttgttgttgaacaAAAATGAACTAAAGATGTTAGAAGAAGGACAATGTTGGTAAAATGACGTCCCTTCTGGCTTCTTCAGGAGttaagagtttgagtttttttcacgatatgtttattgttgttttttaaatttattcaaCCATACAACATTACGCATACattacacagacacatacattAAACTTGCACCATTCTCTATACAAAGGTAAATAATTATATTTGATTAACCAAttgggaggaaaaataaaataaataaattaaatataaaattaaaaaataaaataaatcaaaatgatattCTCCAGAATTTTAACAAGTTGTTTTCAGGTAAATCTTGCACAATCCTCCATCATATTGTTCATATATGGTTCCCAGAGTTAGACAAAGTCTTTCCGTTTTCCCTTATCAATGTACGTTAGTCTTTCCAGTCCAATACAGTTAGAAAGCTCCTTATCCACATTCTCAATGTAGGAGGATCCAGACTTTTCCAACATGATGCAATAGCTCTCCTGGCCTGAAGAAGTCCAAAGTCCAGAACTGTATATTGCTTTGATGTGGTTGAGCAGTTAAGAGTTAAAAGTTAGGATTGAATCTCCTGCCGGGAGGTGTTGACCACCAACGGCAGGTGAAGGATCATCAGGGGTGCAGACCTCTGCAGAAACACGTGTTGGCCTCAGTTTTGTAGCTGCATTGATGAGTGTTTAGTGATCAGAGTCCACGTGGTTTCCAGGATCAGGCTGAATgctggaagctgctgctgactGTGTGAATGTGTCTGTGTCCAACTTCAGATGAGCAGGTAGTGAAGCCCGTGGTGAGCGTGTACCCAGCAGCATCCAGAGTCCACCTGGGGGGGGGCAGCTCCCTGCTGTGTGTGGCCTCAGCCATGTTTCCTCCTGGGGTCCGGTTCTCCTGGAAAAGACAGAAGAAGAACGGCCCGCTGGAGGACGTCCCCCCTGCCGAGGGAGAGCAGGTGGAGCTCAGAGAGCCGGGACGCAGCGCCTCCATCATGGTGGTCCACCGCCTCCATCAGGACACGTACAGATACAGCTGCTACGTCAAGCACGAGGGCGGCACGGTGGAGGCCCAGACACAAGGTGACGGAGGCTCGGTGACTGTGTTCAGCAGAGACTCAGCTTCACGTGGAGACGCTGTCAAAGACAGCAGAGGACGGACATTTGTCCCTGCAACTCCCAACATCTTCCTTCTCTGTTTCAGAACTTCCAGGTTCAGAGGTCTTCCAGCAGTCTGAGTGCAGGGTGAAGCTGCTCTGCCTGCTGTACACAGTGCTGACCCTGAAGAG
Coding sequences:
- the LOC133451816 gene encoding immunoglobulin lambda-1 light chain-like, which gives rise to MLFLPAAALCCLCSALVAMAAELVQDDVTLTRRVGQSVSFSCGTDQCDHDWIFWFQKKEMETFRVILLIERQSSEIYYFNHPQKADFSAENTQNGCLLKLNRVKLDHSATYYCSCWKIDAHRNWYRIFGPGSKLYVTDEQVVKPVVSVYPAASRVHLGGGSSLLCVASAMFPPGVRFSWKRQKKNGPLEDVPPAEGEQVELREPGRSASIMVVHRLHQDTYRYSCYVKHEGGTVEAQTQETQLHVETLSKTAEDGHLSLQLPTSSFSVSELPGSEVFQQSECRVKLLCLLYTVLTLKSLLYCCGLSLLMVLRNKGPSTN